A DNA window from Capnocytophaga sp. ARDL2 contains the following coding sequences:
- a CDS encoding ATP-binding protein: MGTAAQRNRLSFPITVRYIVYDEFEKKIRKEIWNDGSLNPKQLIEDIEHHAIELKYFDEFPQGLFRNKIFHYDPLVVRELLINAFAHKSYTIPGDVFINVYTDRVEIVSPGGLPLGVTSSNILHKTIRRNLDVIRVFHDLKLMEGEGKGGI, encoded by the coding sequence TTGGGTACAGCAGCTCAAAGAAATAGATTGTCCTTTCCAATAACGGTTCGGTATATTGTCTATGATGAATTTGAAAAGAAAATTCGTAAAGAAATTTGGAATGATGGTAGCTTGAATCCTAAACAATTAATAGAAGATATAGAACATCATGCAATTGAATTGAAGTATTTTGATGAATTTCCACAAGGCTTGTTTAGAAATAAAATTTTTCATTATGACCCTTTGGTTGTTAGAGAGTTGCTTATTAATGCTTTTGCACATAAAAGTTACACAATACCAGGAGATGTTTTCATTAATGTATATACAGATAGGGTAGAAATTGTTAGTCCCGGAGGGTTGCCACTAGGCGTAACAAGTAGCAATATATTGCATAAAACGATTCGCAGAAATCTTGATGTAATTCGAGTTTTTCATGATTTAAAACTGATGGAAGGCGAAGGTAAGGGGGGGATTTAA
- a CDS encoding aminodeoxychorismate/anthranilate synthase component II, producing the protein MVAKKPLHIAIVDNYDSFVFNIVHYLEAVADAVKITVIKNDEIDESILQKADALVLSPEPGIPSEAGDLLNIIDKYHKRKPILGICLGLQALVEYFGGKLINLSMPLHGITTQLHKTAESKLWQTIEFPSPIGHYHSWAASKENFPKSLEITAENSEGQIMAIQHKILPIVALQFHPESILTTQGKTMLRNWIKTIETTDGK; encoded by the coding sequence ATGGTAGCTAAAAAACCGTTGCACATTGCGATTGTCGATAATTACGATTCGTTTGTTTTCAATATCGTACATTATTTGGAAGCAGTAGCCGATGCGGTGAAAATTACCGTAATAAAAAACGATGAAATCGACGAATCCATACTTCAAAAAGCCGATGCATTGGTATTGTCTCCCGAACCTGGAATTCCTTCAGAAGCAGGAGACTTGCTCAATATTATTGATAAATACCACAAGAGAAAACCGATTTTGGGAATCTGTCTGGGATTACAAGCCCTTGTGGAATATTTCGGAGGAAAATTAATCAATCTTTCGATGCCTTTACACGGAATTACCACCCAATTGCACAAAACAGCCGAAAGCAAATTGTGGCAAACGATTGAATTTCCGTCTCCGATTGGACATTATCATTCATGGGCAGCATCAAAGGAAAATTTTCCAAAAAGTTTAGAAATCACAGCAGAAAATTCCGAGGGACAAATTATGGCAATACAACACAAAATCTTACCGATTGTTGCTTTGCAATTCCACCCAGAATCAATCCTTACCACACAAGGAAAAACGATGTTGAGGAATTGGATCAAAACAATCGAAACAACGGACGGTAAGTAA